A stretch of Megalobrama amblycephala isolate DHTTF-2021 linkage group LG14, ASM1881202v1, whole genome shotgun sequence DNA encodes these proteins:
- the asb13a.1 gene encoding ankyrin repeat and SOCS box protein 13a.1 isoform X1, with the protein MEVTAARSTFYGDIGHWADRTLVHEAASLGRALQLKQLIEAGTSVNIVTVDNFTPLHDACIQAHPNCVQILLEAGAQVDVRTIHGSTPLCHACAAGSIESVKLLVDHGASVNPSLTALTASPLHEACIRGNPDCVKLMIAKGALLEAFDIYFGTPLHAACAKAHFDCALLLLNAGEALFLYCFIVFCTILDHSAWLFFQTLKGAKVNATKFHETALHHAARAEREDLVELLVEFGGDVNISDNMNHKPRDYTKPESPAYLCLLHYESNPLSLQQLCRIVLRTVLGTRALELVPKLDISQRIIDYLTYKS; encoded by the exons ATGGAGGTTACCGCTGCCAGATCAACGTTTTATGGTGACATCG GTCATTGGGCTGACCGTACGCTGGTACATGAGGCTGCGTCTCTGGGTCGAGCTTTGCAGTTAAAGCAGCTGATAGAAGCAGGAACATCAGTTAATATCGTAACTGTGGATAACTTCACACCTCTGCATGATGCTTGCATCCAAGCCCATCCAAACTGTGTTCAAATACTGCTGGAGGCAGGAGCTCAG gtggATGTTCGCACCATCCATGGAAGTACTCCTCTCTGTCATGCCTGCGCTGCTGGCAGCATAGAAAGTGTCAAGCTGCTGGTGGATCACGGAGCGTCGGTCAACCCTTCCTTGACCGCCCTCACGGCTTCCCCCCTCCATGAGGCCTGTATACGAG GTAACCCAGACTGTGTGAAGCTTATGATAGCGAAGGGAGCTCTGCTGGAGGCCTTTGACATTTACTTTGGGACACCATTACATGCTGCCTGTGCTAAAGCTCACTTTGACTGTGCTCTACTGCTGCTTAATGCAGGTGAGGCACTTtttctttattgttttattgtattttgcactattttagatcattctgcatgGTTATTTTTTCAAACTCTTAAAGGTGCAAAGGTGAATGCCACCAAGTTCCAtgagacggcactgcatcatgCGGCGAGAGCCGAGAGAGAGGACCTGGTGGAGCTGCTGGTGGAGTTCGGTGGAGATGTCAACATAAGCGATAACATGAATCACAAACCTAGAGACTACACAAAACCTGAATCTCCTGCTTATCTCTGTCTGCTGCACTATGAGA GTAACCCTCTGTCTCTGCAGCAGCTGTGCCGTATCGTCTTGAGGACTGTGTTGGGCACCAGAGCTCTGGAGCTGGTCCCCAAACTGGACATTTCACAGCGCATAATTGATTACCTCACTTATAAATCATGA
- the asb13a.1 gene encoding ankyrin repeat and SOCS box protein 13a.1 isoform X2 — MEVTAARSTFYGDIGHWADRTLVHEAASLGRALQLKQLIEAGTSVNIVTVDNFTPLHDACIQAHPNCVQILLEAGAQVDVRTIHGSTPLCHACAAGSIESVKLLVDHGASVNPSLTALTASPLHEACIRGNPDCVKLMIAKGALLEAFDIYFGTPLHAACAKAHFDCALLLLNAGAKVNATKFHETALHHAARAEREDLVELLVEFGGDVNISDNMNHKPRDYTKPESPAYLCLLHYESNPLSLQQLCRIVLRTVLGTRALELVPKLDISQRIIDYLTYKS; from the exons ATGGAGGTTACCGCTGCCAGATCAACGTTTTATGGTGACATCG GTCATTGGGCTGACCGTACGCTGGTACATGAGGCTGCGTCTCTGGGTCGAGCTTTGCAGTTAAAGCAGCTGATAGAAGCAGGAACATCAGTTAATATCGTAACTGTGGATAACTTCACACCTCTGCATGATGCTTGCATCCAAGCCCATCCAAACTGTGTTCAAATACTGCTGGAGGCAGGAGCTCAG gtggATGTTCGCACCATCCATGGAAGTACTCCTCTCTGTCATGCCTGCGCTGCTGGCAGCATAGAAAGTGTCAAGCTGCTGGTGGATCACGGAGCGTCGGTCAACCCTTCCTTGACCGCCCTCACGGCTTCCCCCCTCCATGAGGCCTGTATACGAG GTAACCCAGACTGTGTGAAGCTTATGATAGCGAAGGGAGCTCTGCTGGAGGCCTTTGACATTTACTTTGGGACACCATTACATGCTGCCTGTGCTAAAGCTCACTTTGACTGTGCTCTACTGCTGCTTAATGCAG GTGCAAAGGTGAATGCCACCAAGTTCCAtgagacggcactgcatcatgCGGCGAGAGCCGAGAGAGAGGACCTGGTGGAGCTGCTGGTGGAGTTCGGTGGAGATGTCAACATAAGCGATAACATGAATCACAAACCTAGAGACTACACAAAACCTGAATCTCCTGCTTATCTCTGTCTGCTGCACTATGAGA GTAACCCTCTGTCTCTGCAGCAGCTGTGCCGTATCGTCTTGAGGACTGTGTTGGGCACCAGAGCTCTGGAGCTGGTCCCCAAACTGGACATTTCACAGCGCATAATTGATTACCTCACTTATAAATCATGA
- the asb13a.2 gene encoding ankyrin repeat and SOCS box protein 13, with product MEVETARPYFFGDIGFWAERTEVHKAAYQGQVSELQSLIQSGASVNIVAVDSITPLHEAAARGQTQCVRMLLDAGAQVDARNVDGSTPLCEACSIGDFECVRLLLEYGAKVNPTLTSRTTSPLHEACMGGNADCVRLVIAKGASLEAYDLYYGTPLHVACANRHLECVKVLLNAGVRVNAARLHETPLHHAAKSNSVDMIELLVEFGANIYARDKYDRKPVDYTRPDTPSARCLQLYESNPLSLQQLSRITLRTVLGTKAVDVVTKLDIPNRIISYLLYQ from the exons ATGGAAGTGGAAACAGCACGACCTTATTTTTTCGGTGACATCG GTTTCTGGGCAGAGAGAACAGAGGTTCATAAGGCTGCATATCAGGGTCAGGTGTCAGAGCTGCAGAGTTTGATTCAGAGTGGAGCTTCAGTGAATATTGTGGCTGTGGACTCCATCACTCCCCTCCACGAGGCAGCTGCACGCGGACAGACGCAGTGTGTGAGAATGCTGCTGGACGCAGGGGCTCAG GTTGATGCAAGGAACGTGGATGGTAGCACTCCTCTATGTGAAGCTTGCTCTATTGGGGACTTTGAGTGTGTGAGGCTTCTTTTGGAGTATGGAGCAAAAGTCAACCCCACCCTTACCTCACGTACCACCTCCCCTCTACATGAGGCCTGCATGGGAG GTAATGCAGATTGTGTGAGGTTAGTTATTGCTAAAGGAGCCAGTCTGGAGGCTTATGACCTGTACTACGGTACTCCTCTACATGTGGCGTGTGCCAACAGACACCTGGAGTGTGTCAAGGTGCTACTGAACGCAG GTGTGCGAGTGAATGCCGCAAGGCTACACGAGACGCCTCTGCATCACGCTGCCAAGTCCAACAGTGTGGACATGATTGAGCTGCTGGTGGAGTTCGGAGCCAACATTTACGCCAGAGACAAATACGATAGGAAGCCAGTCGACTACACAAGGCCAGATACGCCCTCAGCGCGCTGCCTTCAGCTATATGAGA gtAACCCTCTTTCTCTGCAGCAGCTGAGCCGGATCACCCTGAGGACCGTCCTGGGCACCAAAGCTGTGGACGTGGTGACCAAACTGGATATTCCCAACCGTATTATCAGTTATCTCTTGTACCAATGA